A genomic window from Pungitius pungitius chromosome 12, fPunPun2.1, whole genome shotgun sequence includes:
- the tcf20 gene encoding transcription factor 20 isoform X3, with translation MQNFSNSPIPNLLPPGFSGRGGGGTLYPSQSAEPQISPRMTDDYAGMQQQSLHRGHHHPSQASHMLAYSARNRGAVEASPTQSNVHSGNSSNPYRKDAMDYYFSMAGKERHRRGGMAYGAGFGYPNIDGHIPHQYRHAGSGSAPASGLMSPYPVDYGSSVGSSGGAGVGGFSPSHQYNMSQNAAMQSVPGSQMQHRQLGQAFPAVHHGQQHRSYPHSGHRMTPQYSHYSPQGAASTGSSGMYSPPPQRYLDGAAGAGFDPKVNNSPNVNSSSNSISSSVAANNVGPMENVQQSYHASNYPGYSQQTLSLHKQATLQHRNSQHNLGVGYDNSLKMQHQGPSPGSVYAKHHQASNPSIPQAASQEIAKSPMHPNAQQAQMNQNFSPISNPSPAASAVHSPSCSSSPSPLMGVTEVHANPSGHGPSHHPSSNPRSSHGQGRLLQTMPQLSPTPNSNSSISSGGSGGSHKAHSIGGSSVPPTSRNKLGLGAGVGSRDDGSSIYSSSPLDKMQDAALNSLNALSSQVANLPNTVQHMVLTDSVLSQKKGKDVGQMQQATHGAPPSQPRSRNASAASSTSTVKDGSAPGIGDGASLDAEEDSSRILVGGSSVTKVEREEQLSEGEHGRVRQMSGASSGSEPTGYPLASESETQTGLTSAKELNVSETKANETRASLSSSSPAFGCPSILHSKPPVSSPPSSTSASVPPLQPNCISEPGLTYGDHRGGHRKTAEIKSEVIKNENEGPLDKLEKGRLQMQRGGEVNSKNCQDKENRLHTASRLHSNERGEKHTSEELQSASNVGVIVSARSEGSQNEKSKHPQGNCIEEKHSFLRESSSHNGEEGVDLSLYSSPHQKSNFGRPQNPPQSGPHKYVYPESTYGSDLTMKSRGRAGPVGVMESNSRYLGYQQSQAGYGHVHPKDASSATEALVKRGQGVGAKGQEDHLQQFPSLLQEVLQGYNLDRRYGRPEQAFPSHQQVQQPFQTRHSYGINEALAHSGQIGGTLKHPQPNQRHGSEPSFATDTQSSVRSDVPITKIMQNADKNDMGVSYGHLTQATESQQPPTKHINLADYSLPQRKASSNVSTPPSAVQELLLQEPEPLTGIMGQTESQKSSGSILAPSERRSVICDVSPNRRGTPERESDREREKSEASVIQQPFSSPAAASDMSKKDIGEKQVVKIEMASKKAALDAANLPPAHHGVGCADDAEMEYHSKSGHSSVVINADPYRRGNVDIPSLPSHPLSANPLSSPSRHKSYLHGVDLSTGSGNSFPAYRFGDIREANMIPRPHNPHFSSHHPYHNLSPQAQSTNKLQMYAHPRGAPHHPHDMNDWVKAMNRPSKEMMLLPGSSPGRHKVSQAEARQRMVSQTDMPVELLATKTLHHQGAFFDLKMWESTHSGRDGARMMEGESFYRTQAPPPPPSAPVASHVPILPQMSHGLNAAEPGVPRGAAEDAKHPCPPPPPISAKPSANMTSTQPQVSRQTKASGSGDTNPLMLRRRVRSFISPIPAKRQLQDVSQQRAATNSHHSPGAQSESSYHNEDDSSSDIPCPRLSSPLPGENTYSQSLSPSSGITRAMPPKKGRGLKLEAIVQKITPNIKKPAVHVDDDSNHYPGFSHSEMLPFNDSQDQDMSHFPRGVGGDDSYMDESHSLNDIISFRGVDETGPLPPSAYPCEHHQASRALKQDFDFGLGSTVSSASGDKEDFALLGPLPPPPPLPRPVQGSPPPSSSALSDIQHFTNTYQQLETRRGEQSAANLLRQKLQESGMGFDDYPGSDYYGGTPPHHNQAQGHMLNRPHQMSSGRSSLSPQDPKLHDSSVPKGYFPSGKKKGRPVGSVNKQKRAQNQAQSPGQGQPQAQVQSTTPSAPSVPTEPTTADATTPPLVPTTSSTPPPTAPPLCDGNNSPPLTPPILTQIVKVDVESEDTQPVIEVKPVRRRRRGGKDENETLEARGRQRRRRRAPGPTAPSVAKVDPDPPLGGGASPGPNRVFVDPNRKGPFVPHIHVENKIPEIGAVCIIVNAEEEKLKGERSAVGGKVGGNGIDSPSAPAPFSQLSRRDRELEKRETDEAETILPSGKALPSTGYIVTGPVITETHHTGRLLCCLCQKWANYKHLGDLYGPFYPAEYAAKLPKNIPQVRQCQAPIGTSKTGQNSDMSSSALRANPDTQTQEAQFIQPPTVSDYAMSQETNPVFLPAKVRTAPTAAGEEMMMHMTGKFSNASSSSSSFFSSYISKTTPSLTWDMNLDIRPIPKLKREPELDTDKEHPPIQQQQQQTDEAQQRPQHRKLTSHPRFKRRHKSSEDSPRMVPSNSKASLPFQPPPPALDSLGPLAQLAQLPQMPMDPEELWVHEGCMVWTSGVYLVNGRLYGLQEALDGARETCCSYCEMVGSTLGCYSKGCTLRYHYLCAIEADCSLNKDNFSLRCPKHKFTQSIRPAKPVYLEQSERG, from the exons ATGCAGAATTTTTCTAACAGTCCGATTCCCAATTTGCTTCCCCCGGGATTCagtgggaggggtggagggggaactCTGTATCCCTCTCAGTCAGCAGAGCCCCAGATTTCCCCAAGGATGACAGACGATTACGCAGGGATGCAACAGCAGAGCCTGCACAGAGGCCATCATCACCCCAGTCAAGCCAGCCACATGCTTGCGTACAGTGCTCGAAACAGAGGTGCTGTGGAGGCATCGCCAACACAGAGTAACGTTCACAGCGGCAACTCTAGCAACCCCTACAGGAAGGACGCCATGGATTACTATTTTTCCATGGCAGGAAAGGAAAGACACAGGAGGGGAGGCATGGCATATGGGGCAGGGTTTGGGTACCCTAATATCGATGGACATATACCTCACCAGTATCGACATGCCGGATCTGGCTCTGCACCAGCATCCGGCTTGATGTCACCATATCCTGTAGACTACGGCTCAAGTGTTGGTTCTAGTGGAGGTGCTGGTGTTGGAGGGTTCTCTCCTTCACATCAGTACAATATGAGTCAGAATGCTGCAATGCAGTCAGTGCCAGGTTCTCAGATGCAACATCGCCAGCTTGGACAAGCCTTCCCAGCTGTTCACCATGGACAGCAGCATAGGAGCTATCCGCACTCTGGGCACAGAATGACCCCTCAGTACTCTCACTACTCACCGCAGGGTGCAGCATCCACAGGGTCATCAGGAATGTACAGCCCTCCTCCACAGAGATACCTTGACGGGGCTGCTGGTGCGGGGTTTGATCCCAAAGTCAACAATTCCCCCAATGTCAACTCTAGTTCAAATTCAATCTCCAGTTCAGTTGCTGCTAACAATGTGGGGCCAATGGAGAATGTTCAGCAGAGTTACCATGCATCAAATTACCCTGGCTATTCCCAACAGACACTTTCGCTTCACAAGCAAGCCACACTACAGCACCGCAACTCGCAGCACAATTTAGGGGTAGGCTACGACAACTCTCTCAAGATGCAGCACCAGGGCCCATCTCCAGGCTCTGTCTATGCTAAACATCATCAAGCATCCAATCCCAGTATACCTCAAGCAGCATCTCAAGAAATAGCCAAATCCCCAATGCATCCCAATGCTCAACAAGCCCAAATGAACCAAAACTTTAGCCCGATATCCAACCCCTCACCAGCTGCCTCTGCAGTGCATTCCCCAAGTTGTagctcctctccttcccctttgATGGGCGTCACAGAGGTACATGCAAACCCCTCAGGTCATGGTCCATCGCATCATCCTTCGTCGAACCCCCGTAGCAGCCATGGTCAAGGTAGATTACTGCAGACCATGCCACAATTAAGTCCCACACCCAACTCAAATAGCAGCATCAGTAGTGGTGGTAGCGGAGGCAGTCATAAAGCTCACAGCATTGGAGGGAGCAGTGTGCCTCCAACGAGCCGAAACAAATTGGGTTTAGGGGCAGGAGTTGGATCGCGAGACGATGGCTCATCTATTTATTCATCCTCTCCACTAGACAAAATGCAAGATGCTGCCCTGAATAGTCTTAATGCCTTGAGCTCACAAGTTGCCAATTTACCAAACACAGTACAGCACATGGTTCTCACCGATTCAGTGCTTTCACAGAAGAAGGGGAAGGATGTGGGCCAGATGCAACAGGCAACGCATGGCGCGCCACCATCACAACCAAGGAGTCGAAATGCAAGTGCAGCCTCAAGCACTAGCACAGTTAAAGACGGAAGTGCTCCCGGGATTGGTGATGGTGCCAGTTTAGATGCTGAGGAAGACTCCTCACGAATTTTAGTTGGAGGCTCGTCGGTGACCAAGGTGGAAAGGGAGGAGCAGTTATCTGAAGGGGAACATGGGAGGGTGAGGCAGATGAGTGGTGCAAGCAGTGGATCTGAACCAACTGGCTATCCCCTTGCCTCTGAGAGTGAAACACAGACTGGTCTAACATCCGCTAAAGAACTAAATGTTTCTGAAACGAAAGCAAATGAGACACGCGCATCCCTTTCATCGTCATCCCCAGCTTTTGGATGTCCGTCAATTTTACATTCAAAACCTCCAGTTTCCTCCCCCCCATCATCCACATCTGCCAgtgttcctcctctgcagccaaATTGTATCTCCGAGCCTGGTCTGACATACGGTGACCACAGAGGTGGCCATCGGAAgacagcagaaataaaaagtgaggtcatcaaaaatgaaaatgaaggcCCGCTCGACAAACTGGAGAAAGGCCGTCTTCAAATGCAGCGAGGTGGAGAAGTCAATTCAAAAAATTGccaggacaaagaaaacaggtTGCATACTGCATCGAGATTACACAGCAAtgagaggggagaaaaacacaCGTCTGAGGAGCTCCAGAGTGCTAGTAACGTTGGTGTGATTGTTTCAGCTCGGTCTGAGGGaagtcaaaatgaaaaaagcaaGCATCCCCAAGGCAACTGCATAGAAGAAAAACACTCTTTCCTGAGAGAGTCGAGCAGCCATAATGGAGAGGAAGGTGTAGATCTGAGTTTATATTCCTCACCTCACCAAAAATCGAATTTTGGACGGCCCCAAAATCCTCCCCAGTCTGGGCCGCATAAATATGTCTATCCAGAATCAACATATGGCTCAGATTTGACAATGAAAAGCCGAGGGAGGGCTGGCCCGGTGGGTGTGATGGAATCAAATTCCAGATACTTAGGGTATCAACAATCCCAAGCTGGTTATGGCCATGTGCATCCAAAAGATGCTAGTTCTGCAACAGAGGCTTTGGTAAAGAGAGGGCAAGGCGTAGGAGCTAAAGGTCAGGAAGATCATTTGCAGCAATTTCCAAGTCTTTTGCAAGAGGTTCTTCAAGGTTACAATTTAGATAGACGCTATGGCAGACCGGAGCAGGCCTTCCCGTCCCATCAGCAAGTTCAACAACCGTTTCAAACTAGACACTCGTATGGCATAAATGAGGCTTTGGCTCATTCCGGACAGATTGGTGGCACTTTGAAGCATCCACAGCCAAACCAGAGGCACGGAAGCGAGCCTAGTTTTGCCACAGATACTCAGTCTTCAGTGAGGTCTGATGTACCTATTACTAAGATAATGCAAAATGCTGACAAAAATGACATGGGTGTGTCCTATGGCCATTTGACACAGGCTACGGAGTCTCAGCAACCCCCAACAAAGCATATAAACTTGGCCGACTACTCTCTCCCACAGAGAAAAGCCTCATCAAATGTGTCCACTCCACCCTCTGCTGTGCAGGAGCTCCTGTTGCAAGAGCCAGAGCCGCTAACGGGCATCATGGGTCAGACAGAGTCTCAAAAATCATCAGGCTCCATATTAGCCCCATCAGAGCGGCGCTCTGTCATCTGTGATGTGTCACCAAACCGACGCGGTACTCCAGAAAGGGAAAGTGACAGAGAGCGGGAGAAAAGTGAAGCCTCTGTAATTCAACAGCCATTTTCCTCTCCAGCAGCTGCCAGTGATATGAGTAAAAAAGATATTGGAGAGAAACAAGTGGTGAAAATTGAAATGGCATCAAAGAAGGCTGCCTTGGACGCTGCAAACCTACCACCTGCTCATCATGGTGTTGGTTGCGCTGATGATGCTGAGATGGAGTATCATTCCAAGTCTGGTCATTCATCTGTTGTGATAAATGCTGACCCCTACAGGCGAGGTAATGTGGATATTCCATCCTTACCTTCTCATCCTTTGAGCGCTAACCCTTTATCTTCACCTTCAAGGCATAAGTCTTACCTTCATGGTGTTGATTTATCAACTGGCAGTGGCAACAGCTTTCCTGCCTATCGATTTGGAGATATACGAGAAGCCAATATGATACCACGCCCCCACAACCCCCATTTTTCCTCCCACCATCCGTACCACAATTTATCCCCCCAGGCGCAGTCCACAAATAAGCTTCAGATGTATGCTCACCCTCGTGGCGCCCCTCATCACCCCCATGATATGAACGATTGGGTGAAAGCAATGAACAGGCCATCAAAGGAGATGATGCTGCTTCCTGGTTCTTCTCCAGGAAGACATAAGGTCAGCCAAGCAGAAGCAAGGCAGAGGATGGTCTCACAAACCGACATGCCCGTTGAGCTGCTCGCAACCAAAACACTCCATCATCAAGGCGCtttctttgatttaaaaatgtgggAGTCAACACACTCCGGAAGAGACGGTGCTAGAATGATGGAGGGAGAATCGTTTTACAGAACACAagcgcctcctccccctccctctgctcctgtaGCTTCACACGTTCCCATTCTACCACAAATGAGTCATGGCCTAAATGCTGCTGAACCGGGGGTCCCCAGAGGAGCCGCAGAGGACGCCAAACATCCCTGCCCACCTCCCCCGCCCATATCCGCAAAGCCTTCTGCCAACATGACCTCCACGCAGCCACAGGTGTCGCGTCAGACTAAAGCCAGCGGTTCTGGCGACACAAATCCGCTAATGTTGCGAAGGAGAGTTCGTTCTTTCATCTCTCCCATTCCTGCCAAAAGGCAACTCCAGGATGTGTCTCAGCAGAGAGCTGCAACAAATTCACACCATTCGCCTGGGGCTCAGTCTGAGTCAAGCTATCACAATGAAGACGACTCTAGTTCAGATATCCCATGTCCCAGGCTTTCTTCCCCTCTGCCTGGAGAGAATACCTACTCGCAATCTCTATCTCCATCAAGTGGTATTACCAGGGCTATGCCTCCCAAAAAAGGCAGAGGTTTGAAACTAGAGGCAATAGTGCAGAAAATCACACCAAATATTAAAAAGCCAGCAGTACATGTCGATGATGACTCGAATCATTATCCAGGCTTCTCTCACTCTGAGATGCTGCCGTTTAATGATTCCCAGGACCAAGACATGTCACATTTCCCACGTGGTGTAGGAGGGGACGATAGTTACATGGACGAAAGTCATTCATTAAACGACATTATTTCCTTCAGAGGAGTTGATGAGACTGGGCCTTTACCTCCATCTGCCTACCCGTGTGAGCATCATCAGGCGTCCCGAGCCCTAAAACAAGACTTTGACTTTGGATTAGGATCCACTGTTTCATCAGCATCAGGTGACAAGGAGGATTTCGCTTTGCTTGGACCGttaccccctcctccacctcttcctcgcCCGGTCCAGggttccccccctccatcttcGTCTGCCCTGTCGGACATTCAGCATTTCACCAACACTTATCAGCAGCTCGAGACAAGAAGAGGGGAGCAGTCTGCAGCTAACCTCCTTCGACAGAAACTTCAAGAATCTGGCATGGGATTTGATGATTATCCCGGCAGTGACTACTACGGAGGCACTCCACCCCACCATAATCAGGCACAGGGGCACATGCTGAACAGGCCACATCAGATGTCCTCTGGCAGGTCCAGCCTGTCGCCACAAGATCCCAAACTGCACGACAGTTCCGTGCCTAAAGGTTATTTCCCATCAGGCAAAAAGAAGGGGAGGCCCGTAGGCAGtgtgaataaacaaaaaagggCCCAGAATCAAGCCCAATCACCAGGGCAGGGTCAGCCCCAAGCCCAAGTTCAGAGCACAACTCCAAGTGCTCCCTCAGTCCCAACCGAGCCAACCACAGCGGATGCAACAACCCCACCATTGGTGCCAACTACGAGCAGCACACCGCCCCCCACAGCCCCTCCTCTGTGTGACGGTAACAACTCGCCACCACTGACCCCGCCCATTTTAACCCAGATCGTGAAAGTGGATGTTGAGAGTGAGGATACGCAGCCAGTTATCGAGGTCAAGCCTGTGCGAAGGAGACGCAGAGGTGGGAAAGATGAGAATGAGACGCTGGAGGCCAGAGGGCGACAGAGGAGGCGaaggagagcacctgggccGACGGCACCATCGGTGGCCAAAGTCGACCCAGATCCCCCTTTAGGGGGAGGAGCGAGCCCCGGCCCTAATAGAGTATTTGTGGACCCGAATAGAAAGGGTCCGTTTGTTCCGCACATACACGTGGAGAACAAAATACCAGAGATTGGTGCGGTGTGCATCATCGTAaatgctgaggaggagaagctgaaagGGGAACGTAGTGCAGTCGGAGGGAAAGTGGGGGGGAATGGGATCGATTCTCCCTCCGCCCCAGCTCCTTTCTCCCAGTTATctaggagagacagagagttgGAGAAAAGGGAGACGGATGAAGCGGAGACAATACTTCCGTCGGGAAAAGCGCTCCCCTCCACTGGCTATATTGTTACAGGCCCGGTGATCACAGAGACCCATCACACTGGCCGCCTGCTCTGCTGCTTGTGTCAGAAATGGGCAAATTACAAACACCTTGGCGATCTTTACGGCCCTTTCTATCCAGCCGAATATGCAGCAAAGCTCCCCAAGAATATACCACAGGTTCGACAATGTCAAGCGCCCATTGGCACAAGCAAAACGGGACAAAACTCAGACATGAGCTCAAGCGCTCTGAGGGCCAACCCGGACACGCAAACGCAAGAAGCTCAGTTCATCCAGCCCCCCACTGTCAGTGACTACGCCATGAGCCAAGAGACAAACCCTGTTTTTCTCCCCGCCAAAGTCAGAACGGCCCCGACAGCCGCCGGAGAGGAAATGATGATGCACATGACTGGCAAGTTCAGTAAtgcctcgtcgtcgtcgtcctccttcttctcctcctacATCAGTAAAACAACACCGTCCCTCACCTGGGACATGAATCTCGACATCCGGCCTATCCCGAAGTTGAAGAGGGAGCCAGAACTTGATACCGACAAGGAACATCCGCcaatccagcagcagcagcagcaaacagacgAAGCTCAGCAACGACCTCAACACAGAAAGCTGACCTCACACCCCCGCTTTAAAAGGAGGCACAAATCTAGTGAGGATTCCCCCAGAATGGTGCCTTCCAACAGTAAGGCGTCTCTGCCCTtccagccccctccccctgccttgGACTCCCTGGGACCTTTGGCACAACTTGCCCAGCTGCCTCAGATGCCGATGGACCCAGAGGAGCTGTGGGTCCATGAGGGATGCATGGTGTGGACCAGCGGGGTGTATCTGGTCAACGGGAGACTGTACGGTCTGCAAGAGGCATTAGATGGCGCCAGAGAAACG TGCTGCTCCTACTGTGAAATGGTTGGCTCGACCCTGGGCTGCTACAGCAAAGGCTGTACGCTGCGCTACCACTACCTGTGCGCCATTGAAGCAG ATTGCTCTCTGAACAAAGACAACTTCTCCCTGCGGTGTCCAAAGCACAAG TTTACCCAGAGCATCCGGCCTGCCAAGCCAGTGTACCTGGAGCAGtcagagagaggctga